The Chlorocebus sabaeus isolate Y175 chromosome 9, mChlSab1.0.hap1, whole genome shotgun sequence genome includes a window with the following:
- the ARL5B gene encoding ADP-ribosylation factor-like protein 5B: MMGLIFAKLWSLFCNQEHKVIIVGLDNAGKTTILYQFLMNEVVHTSPTIGSNVEEIVVKNTHFLMWDIGGQESLRSSWNTYYSNTEFIILVVDSIDRERLAITKEELYRMLAHEDLRKAAVLIFANKQDMKGCMTAAEISKYLTLSSIKDHPWHIQSCCALTGEGLCQGLEWMTSRIGVR, translated from the exons ATGATGGGGCTGATCTTCGCCAAACTGTGGAGCCTCTTCTGTAACCAAG AACACAAAGTAATTATAGTGGGACTGGATAATGCAGGGAAAACCACCATTCTTTACCAATT CTTAATGAATGAAGTGGTTCATACTTCTCCCACCATAGGAAGCAATGTTGAAGAAATAGTTGTGAAGAACACTCATTTTCTTATGTGGGATATTGGTGGTCAGGAGTCTCTGCGATCATCCTGGAACACATATTACTCAAACACAGAG ttCATCATTCTTGTTGTTGATAGCATTGACAGGGAACGACTAGCTATTACAAAAGAAGAATTATACAGAATGTTGGCTCATGag GATTTACGGAAGGCTGCGGTCCTTATCTTTGCAAATAAACAGGATATGAAAGGGTGTATGACAGCAGCTGAAATCTCGAAATACCTCACCCTTAGTTCAATTAAGGATCATCCATGGCACATTCAATCTTGCTGTGCTCTCACAGGAGAAGG GTTATGCCAAGGTCTAGAGTGGATGACCTCCCGGATTGGTGTGAGATAA